From Oryza sativa Japonica Group chromosome 4, ASM3414082v1, one genomic window encodes:
- the LOC107279822 gene encoding putative 12-oxophytodienoate reductase 13, with the protein MDPVPLFNPCEMGRFTFSHRIVLAPLTRARSYGNLPQSHAILYYSQRATKGGLLISEATGVSSDAPCTNTPGIWTKEQVEAWKPVVDAVHAKGGIFFCQIWHVGRASDLEQEPISSTDKPVEKNEDMDFPVPRRLAVEEIPDVINHFRIAARNAIDAGFDGVEVHGAHGFLLEQFMKDGVNDRADEYGGSLQNRCRFALEVIDAVSTEVGPDRVGFRISPYISYYGCHDSDPDALGVYMARELDRRGVLYCSAVEPEMVAATTVVDGETTTTTMSRRMMIPHRLHGMREAFRRGMFMVGGGYDRDAGNMAVASGYADMVVFGRLFLANPDLPRRFQLDAPLNKYDRATFYTHDPVVGYTDYPFLDDDREAMSDHTG; encoded by the exons ATGGATCCTGTTCCTCTTTTCAATCCTTGTGAAATGGGAAGATTCACTTTCTCACACAG AATTGTGTTGGCACCATTAACAAGAGCAAGATCATATGGCAATCTCCCACAATCACATGCCATACTGTACTACTCGCAACGGGCTACAAAAGGGGGACTTCTGATTTCAGAAGCCACAGGGGTGTCGTCTGATGCTCCATGCACAAACACCCCTGGGATATGGACCAAGGAACAAGTAGAGGCCTGGAAACCTGTCGTGGATGCTGTGCATGCAAAGGGCGGGATATTCTTCTGCCAGATTTGGCATGTAGGAAGAGCATCTGACTTAG AGCAAGAACCCATCTCAAGCACGGACAAGCCAGTGGAAAAGAATGAAGACATGGATTTCCCTGTCCCAAGACGCTTAGCTGTTGAAGAAATTCCTGATGTCATCAATCATTTCAGAATAGCTGCAAGAAATGCTATAGATGCTG GGTTTGACGGGGTCGAAGTTCACGGCGCGCATGGCTTCCTCCTCGAGCAGTTCATGAAAGACGGCGTCAACGACCGCGCCGACGAGTACGGGGGCAGCCTGCAGAACCGCTGCCGCTTCGCCCTCGAGGTCATCGATGCCGTGTCCACCGAGGTCGGTCCCGACCGCGTCGGGTTCCGCATCTCCCCTTACATCAGCTACTACGGCTGCCATGACTCCGACCCGGACGCGCTGGGCGTGTACATGGCCCGGGAGCTGGACAGGCGCGGCGTCCTGTACTGCAGCGCGGTGGAGCCCGAGATGGTCGCTGCGACAACAGTGGTGGAcggcgagacgacgacgacgacgatgagtaGGAGGATGATGATCCCGCATAGGCTGCACGGCATGAGGGAGGCCTTCAGGAGGGGGATGTTCATGGTCGGAGGAGGGTACGACAGGGATGCTGGGAACATGGCCGTGGCGTCTGGGTACGCCGACATGGTGGTGTTCGGTCGCCTGTTCCTGGCAAATCCTGACCTGCCGAGGAGGTTTCAGCTGGACGCGCCCCTGAACAAGTATGACCGGGCAACGTTCTATACCCATGACCCTGTGGTAGGGTACACGGACTACCCGTTTCTTGATGATGATCGTGAGGCGATGAGTGATCACACAGGCTGA
- the LOC107279822 gene encoding putative 12-oxophytodienoate reductase 13 isoform X1: MDPVPLFNPCEMGRFTFSHRIVLAPLTRARSYGNLPQSHAILYYSQRATKGGLLISEATGVSSDAPCTNTPGIWTKEQVEAWKPVVDAVHAKGGIFFCQIWHVGRASDLGFDGVEVHGAHGFLLEQFMKDGVNDRADEYGGSLQNRCRFALEVIDAVSTEVGPDRVGFRISPYISYYGCHDSDPDALGVYMARELDRRGVLYCSAVEPEMVAATTVVDGETTTTTMSRRMMIPHRLHGMREAFRRGMFMVGGGYDRDAGNMAVASGYADMVVFGRLFLANPDLPRRFQLDAPLNKYDRATFYTHDPVVGYTDYPFLDDDREAMSDHTG; the protein is encoded by the exons ATGGATCCTGTTCCTCTTTTCAATCCTTGTGAAATGGGAAGATTCACTTTCTCACACAG AATTGTGTTGGCACCATTAACAAGAGCAAGATCATATGGCAATCTCCCACAATCACATGCCATACTGTACTACTCGCAACGGGCTACAAAAGGGGGACTTCTGATTTCAGAAGCCACAGGGGTGTCGTCTGATGCTCCATGCACAAACACCCCTGGGATATGGACCAAGGAACAAGTAGAGGCCTGGAAACCTGTCGTGGATGCTGTGCATGCAAAGGGCGGGATATTCTTCTGCCAGATTTGGCATGTAGGAAGAGCATCTGACTTAG GGTTTGACGGGGTCGAAGTTCACGGCGCGCATGGCTTCCTCCTCGAGCAGTTCATGAAAGACGGCGTCAACGACCGCGCCGACGAGTACGGGGGCAGCCTGCAGAACCGCTGCCGCTTCGCCCTCGAGGTCATCGATGCCGTGTCCACCGAGGTCGGTCCCGACCGCGTCGGGTTCCGCATCTCCCCTTACATCAGCTACTACGGCTGCCATGACTCCGACCCGGACGCGCTGGGCGTGTACATGGCCCGGGAGCTGGACAGGCGCGGCGTCCTGTACTGCAGCGCGGTGGAGCCCGAGATGGTCGCTGCGACAACAGTGGTGGAcggcgagacgacgacgacgacgatgagtaGGAGGATGATGATCCCGCATAGGCTGCACGGCATGAGGGAGGCCTTCAGGAGGGGGATGTTCATGGTCGGAGGAGGGTACGACAGGGATGCTGGGAACATGGCCGTGGCGTCTGGGTACGCCGACATGGTGGTGTTCGGTCGCCTGTTCCTGGCAAATCCTGACCTGCCGAGGAGGTTTCAGCTGGACGCGCCCCTGAACAAGTATGACCGGGCAACGTTCTATACCCATGACCCTGTGGTAGGGTACACGGACTACCCGTTTCTTGATGATGATCGTGAGGCGATGAGTGATCACACAGGCTGA
- the LOC107280688 gene encoding protein BEARSKIN2-like: MAAFSSSNGVPPGFRFHPTDEELLLYYLKKKVGFEKFDLEVIREVDLNKIEPWDLQERCRIGSAPQNEWYFFSHKDRKYPTGSRTNRATTAGFWKATGRDKCIRTSYRKIGMRKTLVFYRGRAPHGQKTDWIMHEYRLEDADDSQSASSEDGWVVCRVFKKKCFFKIGGGGGGEGSGGSQGGDVGGGHLAVSPPLGGGHAMAAASHYMHPHHQYHHHHHHAAAASPFYYTQMPPPPAAAPPHAAYSHHVQVQDLLTNHRPSADAGYDFSGLPAVDHHHHHPGLDVGSSDGGGGVAAGGADGDQAAAAAAGSTDQQQWQAMDGFSNGGAGAAAAVQQQLGAISSGQRGGEMDLWGYGR, encoded by the exons ATGGCGGCCTTCTCCTCCAGCAACGGCGTGCCGCCGGGGTTCCGGTTCCACCCCACCGACGAGGAGCTGCTGCTCTACTACCTCAAGAAGAAGGTCGGGTTCGAGAAGTTCGACCTCGAGGTCATCCGCGAGGTCGACCTCAACAAGATCGAGCCATGGGACCTCCAAG AGAGGTGCAGGATCGGGTCGGCGCCGCAGAACGAGTGGTACTTCTTCAGCCACAAGGACCGCAAGTACCCGACGGGGTCGAGGACGAACCGCGCCACGACGGCCGGGTTCTGGAAGGCGACGGGCCGCGACAAGTGCATCCGCACCAGCTACCGCAAGATCGGCATGCGCAAGACGCTCGTCTTCTACCGCGGCCGCGCCCCCCACGGCCAGAAGACCGACTGGATCATGCACGAGTACCGCCTCGAGGACGCCGACGACTCCCAGTCTGCCTCCAGC GAGGACGGATGGGTGGTGTGcagggtgttcaagaagaagtgCTTCTTcaagatcggcggcggcggcggcggcgaggggagcggGGGGAGCCAGGGAggggacgtcggcggcggccacctGGCCGTCTCGCCGCCGCTTGGCGGCGGGCACGCCATGGCCGCGGCGTCGCACTACATGCACCCGCACCACcagtaccaccaccaccaccaccacgccgcggcggcctccCCCTTCTACTACACccagatgccgccgccgccggcggcggcgccgccgcacgcgGCCTACTCGCACCACGTCCAGGTCCAGGACCTCCTCACCAACCACCGGCCCTCCGCCGACGCCGGCTACGACTTCTCCGGCCTCCCCGCCGtcgatcaccaccaccaccaccctggCCTCGACGTcggcagcagcgacggcggcggcggcgtcgcggcgggcggcgccgacggggaccaggcggcggctgcggcggccgggTCGACCGATCAGCAGCAGTGGCAGGCGATGGACGGGTTCAGCAacggcggcgctggcgccgccgcggcggtgcagcagcagctgggCGCCATAAGCTCCGGCCAACGAGGCGGCGAGATGGACTTGTGGGGTTACGggaggtaa
- the LOC107275738 gene encoding chaperonin 60 subunit beta 4, chloroplastic produces the protein MSRMAAPPPPLSGTGKPPTLPFSLKKPPPMPVYKDLHFNRDLSATKKLQAGVDLVARLVGVTLGPKGRNVVLSNKYGPPKIVNDGETVLKEIELEDPLENLGVKLVRQAGARTNDVAGDGCTTSIILAQGLIAEGMKVLAAGINPVQIARGIEKTASALVSELRLMSREIEDHEIAHVAAVSAGDDYAVGNMISDAFKRVGRKGMVRIENGRGTENGLEIVEGMQFERGYLSPYFVTDCTNMSAEFTDCKILLVDKKITDASEIIRILDSAVKEDYPLLIVAEDVEEKAMADLIKNKLKGTIKVAAIKAPSFGEQMTQCLDDIAIMTGGTLVREDMGYTLEKAGKEVLGSASKVVVGKDSTLIVTDGSTQHVIEKRVAQIKGQIENSSERYQKKILGERIARLCGGIAIIQVGAQTIIEMKDKKLRIEDALNATKAAIEEGVVIGGGCSLLRLSMKIDRIKESLDNMEQKIGADIFKQALSYPTALIANNAGVNGSFVIEKVLLNEDSRYGYNAAKNRYEDLMAAGILDPSKVVRCCIEHAAVVAKSFLTSDVVIVEAKEGKPVRIRPPMPPKSLIPPMPASASGIRV, from the exons ATGTCgaggatggcggcgccgccgccgccgctctccggcaCCGGCAAGCCGCCCACACTCCCCTTCTCCCTCAAGAAGCCGCCGCCCATGCCGGTGTACAAGGACCTGCACTTCAACCGCGACCTCTCCGCCACCAAGAAGCTGCAG GCCGGCGTGGACCTGGTGGCACGGCTGGTCGGGGTGACGCTGGGGCCCAAGGGGAGGAACGTGGTGCTGAGCAACAAGTACGGCCCTCCCAAGATCGTCAACGATGGGGAGACGGTCCTCAAGGAG ATTGAATTGGAGGACCCGTTGGAAAATCTTGGAGTGAAGCTGGTCAGACAGGCTGGTGCCAGGACGAACGATGTTGCTGGTGATGGTTGTACCACTTCCATAATCCTTGCTCAAGGCCTCATCGCTGAAGGAATGAAG GTGCTTGCAGCTGGAATTAATCCTGTCCAGATTGCGCGGGGCATTGAGAAGACTGCTTCTGCTTTGGTGTCTGAACTCAGATTGATGTCCCGGGAG ATAGAAGACCATGAAATTGCACATGTGGCTGCAGTTAGTGCAGGAGATGATTATGCTGTTGGAAATATGATTTCTGATGCTTTTAAAAGAGTAGGCAGGAAAGGCATGGTGAGGATTGAAAATGGAAGGGGCACGGAAAATGGTCTAGAGATTGTGGAAGGAATGCAATTTGAACGTGGTTACCTCTCACCGTACTTTGTGACTGATTGTACAAATATGTCCGCGGAGTTTACTGACTGTAAG ATATTGTTGGTTGACAAGAAAATTACTGATGCAAGTGAGATTATAAGGATATTGGATAGTGCTGTCAAAGAAGATTATCCATTGTTGATAGTTGCCGAGGATGTGGAAGAAAAAGCAATGGCTGATTTGATAAAAAACAAGCTAAAAGGGACAATTAAAGTGGCTGCAATCAAGGCCCCTTCCTTTGGGGAACAAATGACTCAATGTTTGGATGACATTGCCATCATGACAGGAG GTACACTAGTGCGTGAAGACATGGGATATACACTAGAAAAGGCAGGGAAAGAGGTTCTAGGTTCTGCTTCTAAGGTTGTAGTCGGGAAAGACTCAACACTAATTGTTACCGATGGAAGCACCCAACATGTGATCGAGAAAAGGGTTGCTCAGATAAAGGGCCAAATTGAG AACTCAAGTGAGAGGTACCAGAAGAAGATATTGGGTGAGAGAATAGCAAGGTTATGTGGTGGAATTGCAATCATTCAG GTCGGTGCTCAAACAATCATTGAGATGAAAGACAAGAAGCTCAGAATTGAAGATGCCCTTAATGCAACAAAG GCAGCTATTGAGGAAGGAGTTGTGATAGGTGGTGGATGTAGCCTATTAAGATTATCCATGAAGATTGATAGAATTAAGGAATCATTGGATAATATGGAGCAGAAG ATTGGCGCTGACATCTTCAAACAGGCTTTGAGTTACCCTACTGCATTGATTGCAAACAATGCTGGGGTGAACGGCAGCTTCGTCATAGAAAAG GTGTTATTAAATGAGGACAGTAGATATGGCTACAATGCTGCCAAGAACCGCTATGAGGACTTAATGGCCGCTGGAATATTAGATCCATCAAAG GTTGTGAGATGTTGCATAGAACATGCTGCTGTGGTCGCCAAGTCTTTTCTCACATCTGACGTGGTGATTGTTGAGGCGAAAGAAGGCAAACCAGTTCGCATAAGGCCCCCGATGCCTCCTAAAAGTTTGATACCCCCAATGCCTGCTTCTG CTTCAGGAATTCGAGTGTAG
- the LOC107280520 gene encoding E3 ubiquitin-protein ligase EL5-like — translation MSALAVGDADGGVVSPGGGLQASPTVVVDGDVVLSGVVLVLVALAFVFVMHHFLAAMRRRDSDAGSSSASSGRQRGGRGVMAGVVGIDAAKAGGQGGVDPAVLRALPVTVHRAEAAPPPPPLECAVCLAEVEDGEAARFLPRCGHGFHAECVDLWLRSHPTCPLCRLAVVADAAAGAAPPPLALPPAQPEPANYASATTTAQLPTNVLFWGSQGAVVTTTTSAAASSSGGDEAAAAVLVVVEVPGTTTTKPQGDSARVGGSLRRMWSRGALPRT, via the coding sequence ATGTCGGCGTTGGCGGTGGGAGACGCGGACGGCGGCGTGGTCTCGCCGGGAGGAGGGCTGCAGGCAAGTCCGACCGTggtggtcgacggcgacgtcgtCCTGTccggcgtcgtcctcgtcctcgtcgcccTCGCGTTCGTCTTCGTCATGCACCACTTCCTCGCCGCGATGCGCCGCCGCGACAGCGACGcggggtcgtcgtcggcgtcgagtgggcgccagcgcggcggccgtggcgtgATGGCTGGCGTCGTCGGCATAGATGCCGCCAAGGCTGGCGGGCAAGGCGGCGTTGACCCGGCGGTGCTGCGGGCGCTGCCGGTGACGGTGCacagggcggaggcggcgccgccgccgccgccgctggagtgcgcggtgtgcctcgcggaggtggaggacggcgaggcggcgcggttCCTGCCCAGGTGCGGCCACGGCTTCCACGCCGAGTGCGTCGACCTGTGGCTGCGCTCCCACCCCACCTGCCCGCtctgccgcctcgccgtcgtcgccgacgccgccgccggcgccgcccctcctccgctcGCTCTCCCTCCTGCGCAGCCGGAGCCGGCCAACTACGCGAGCGCGACGACCACCGCCCAGCTGCCGACGAACGTCCTGTTCTGGGGATCGCAGGGCGCGGTggtgaccaccaccaccagcgccgccgcctcgtcgtccggCGGAgacgaagcagcagcagcggtgctggtcgtcgtcgaggtcccgggcacgacgacgacgaagccgCAGGGCGACTCGGCGAGGGTGGGCGGGTCGCTCAGGAGGATGTGGAGCAGAGGGGCTCTTCCTCGTACGTGA